The following is a genomic window from Rhizobium sp. NRK18.
CGAACAGCGGCACGACATCTTCAACCCGGTAACCCGTCTCCTCGAGGATTTCGCGGCGCATGCCGTCGGCGGGATCGCCCTCCTCCAGATTGCCGGCCGGCGCTTCCAGCAGGAAATGCGGCAGCTTCTGCAGATAGACGGGAAGCCGGAACTGGCGGACGAAGGTGATGGTCTCGCTTTCGCGATTGAACAGGAGCACCGCCACCGCCCGGCCTCGATCGTATATTTCCCAGGTGATGCGCGACGTGTCGCCACCCGAGCGGGTGTAGTCGAAGGTCACCTCGCTCAAACGGCTCCAGCCCTGCCAGATCGTCCTGTCCTCGACGATCTCGATCTTCGTCCTCTCAAACTTGCTCATGCGAATTCCGGTTGCTCGGCTGTCACCTTTTCCAGCCAGACGCGGTTGTCGTGGATGGCCGCGCCGCCATAGGGGGCGACGCAGTCGGCGCCGGTCAGGACGTTGATGCCCTCGCCGTCGAGATGGGCGCTGTTGGGCCAGAGCCCCTCGGCGATCAGCGTGCCGCGCTTCATCTCGTCGGTCACCTTGGCATGGATGCGCAGCGTGCCGCGATTGTTGCCGATGCGCACGACCGCGCCGTCTTCCACACCAAGCCGCGCGGCATCGTCGGGATGGATCATAAGTTCCGGCCGACCCTCCTTCTGCCGCGACGTCTTCGTCTCGGCAAAGGTGGAGTTCAGGAAATTGCGGGCGGGCGACGTGGCGAGGCGGAAGGGATGGGCCTCATCCACTTCCTCGATCAGTTCGACGTGATCGGGAAAGACCGGCAGGCGATCGACGGCTCCGAGAACGCCGACCGATTCCGGCGGGCGGTTGGGCGCGGGCGTGCCGGTCCAGTCAGGCCGGAAGCGGAACTTGCCGCCCGGATGGGCAAAGCCGTTCAGGTAATGGGCATCCTCGAAGGCCGGCTGGCGGTCGAACCATTTTTCCTCGGCCAGCGTATCGAAGTCCGGCAGGCCGGACGCCGTCAGCATGGCGGCGATATGCTCGCGTTCGCTCATGCCGAAACCCGGACGGTCGGCGACGCCGAGCCGCTTTGCCAGTTCCTCGATGACGAAGAGATTGGTGCGCACGGTCGCCGGCGGCTCCGTCACCTTCGGGCCGATCAGGATGTGGCTCTGACCGCCGCCACGATAGATGTCATCATGTTCGAGGAACATGGTGGCCGGCAGAACGATGTCGGCAAGCTCGGCGGTATCCGTCATGAACTGTTCGTGGACGGCGACGAACAGGTCGTCGCGCAGAAAGCCCTGCTTCACAAGCCGCTGCTCGGGCGCGATGTTCACCGGATTGGTGTTCTGGATCAGCATGGCCGTCACCGGGCCGCGGTGACGAAGCGCCTCGGCGTCACCGGTCAGCACCCGGCCGACCTGCGACTGGTCGAGCATGCGGATGTCCGGGTCGACCATCGCCGTGCCTTTGACGATCGCCGTGTTGATCTTGAAGATGTCGGAATTCGAATGGAACGCGCCGCCACCCTCGTGCTGCCAGGAGCCGAGAACCGTGGCGATCGAAAGCGCCGCGTGCATGGCGACCGCGCCGTTGCGCTGGCGGGTGAAACCGTAGCCGAGGCGGAAATAGCTCTTCGGCGTCGTGCCGACGAGTTTGGCGAAGGTCTCGATCTCGTCCACGGTGAGACCGGTAATGCCGGCCGCCCATTCCGGCGTGCGGGTCTTCAGGTGCGCCTCAAGGCCGGCCGGATCGTCGGCAAAGCGGGCCATGTAGTCGCGGTCGGCATAACCGTCGCGAAAGGCGATGTGCATGACGGCGCAGGCGAGTGCTGCGTCCGTGCCGGGCCTCAGAATCAGCTTCAGATCCGCCTGCTTCATGGTCGGGTTGTCATAGATGTCTATGGCGACGATCTTGGCGCCGCGTTCCTTGCGGGCGCGGATCGCGTGCGTCATGACATTGACCTGGGTGGCAACCGCATTGGTGCCCCAGATCACCACGCAATCGGACTTGGCCATCTCGCGCGGATCCGGTCCGCGCAAGGTGCCGGTACCCATGGTGTAGCCGGTCCAAGCCATGTTGGTGCAGATCGTGCCGAAGAAGCCGGAATAGCGCTTGGCGTGGCGGAGGCGCTCGATCGAATCGCGCTGCACTAGCCCCATGGTGCCGGCATAGAAATACGGCCAGACTGCCTCGGAGCCGTCCTTTGCCTCCGCCTTGACGAAGGCCTCGGCGATCTCGTCGAGCGCTGCGTCCCAGGAAACCTCCTGCCAGTTCCCCTCGCCTTTCGCGCCGATCCGCCGTTTCGGCGCCATCAGCCGGTCCGGGTGATAGAGCCGCTCGGAATAGCGGGCGACCTTGGCGCAGATGACGCCGGCGGTATAGCTGTTGTCGGCGGACCCGCGCACGCGGCCGACCTTGCCGTCGGCGGTCAGCTCGACGTCGAGCGCGCATGTGGATGGACAGTCGTGCGGACAGGCCGTATGACCGGTGGAGGATTGCGAGCGGATGGGTGCGGCGATGTTCATACGTCTCTTATAGAGGAGAGACCGGACGCCCCAAAGTCGGAAATGTCCGCATTCCAAGAAATCATCGGAGCGATCACGTCAGCGAATGAACTACCGCCACATCTACCATGCCGGCAACTTCGCCGATGTCCTGAAGCACGCCCTACTCGCCCGCATCATTCGTTATATGCAGGCCAAGGACAAGGCCTTCCGGCTGATCGACACCCATGCCGGCATCGGGCTCTACGACCTCACCTCCGAGGAGGCGCAGAAGACCGGCGAATGGCGCGACGGCATCGGCCGGCTGATCGGCGCGAACCTGCCGCCAAAGGTGGCTGAAATCCTTGAGCCGTACCTTTCGGCCGTTCAGAGCCTGAATCCGGAAGGCGGCGTAACCCATTATCCCGGCTCGCCAAAACTTGCCCGTATCCTGTTCCGTCCGCAGGACCGGCTGTCGGCGATGGAACTGCATCCGACGGACGCCGCGGTCCTGAAATATGTCTTCGAGGGCGACTATCAGGTGCGGGTGACCGAGCTCGACGGCTGGCTGGCGCTCGGCGCGCATCTGCCGCCGAAGGAAAAGCGCGGTGTTGTCCTGGTCGACCCGCCCTTCGAGGAGGAGGGCGAGTATGAACGCCTGGTCGAGGGCCTTGCCAAGGCCTACAAGCGCTTTCCCGGCGGCACCTACTGCCTCTGGTATCCGATCAAGCAGGGCGCGCCGATCAAGGACTTTCACCAGGCGCTACGCGACACCGGCATCCAGAAGATGCTGGCAGCCGAACTCTCGGTCAAAAGCGACCGCGACACGACCGGGCTCAGCGGCACCGGCATGATCGTCGTCAATCCACCGTTCACCCTGAAGGACGAGCTGCACACGCTCCTGCCCTTCCTCAAGGAAACCTTGGCGCAGGACCGCTTCGCCTCGGGCAAGGCCTTCTGGATTCGCGGCGAAGGCGAGGAAGGCTGAACGATGCGACGCTATGCCGGTTTCCTCCTGCTTGCGCTGTTCATTGCAGCCGGAGGAGCGACCGGGCTGATGCGTGGCGGCAGCGATGGCGAAGGCATAAACGAAACAGCCCCGGCGCCGGTGGCCAAGGTCGCGAAATCCGATACGCCGGCGAGCGCCGTGCCGGTCGGCTCCGGCTTCGATTTCTACGTCCTCTCGCTCTCCTGGTCGCCGACCTTCTGCGCGGGTCCGTCCGGTGGCAATTCTGGCCAGCAATGCGGCCCCGGTAAATCCTTCGGCTTCATCGTCCACGGCCTGTGGCCGCAATATGAAAAAGGCTATCCCGAGTCGTGCTCGACGGCTGAGACGGGCCGCATTCCCGACGGTCTGGTGCGCGAACTCGCTCCGATCATGCCATCGGCGGGGCTGATGCGGCACGAATGGGAAAAGCACGGCACCTGTTCGGGCCTCAGCCGCGAGGATTATTTCGACGTGCTGAAAACCGCGCGCGGCAAGATCGCCGTGCCGAAATCGCTGGAGCGGCCGCGCCAGCGCCAGACCCTCGCCGTCAACGAGATCGAGCGCCAGATGATCGCTGCGAACCCCGGCCTCAAGCCGCAAGGCGTCGCCGTCACCTGCGAGCGCGGGCAGCTTGACGAAATCCGGATTTGCCTTACCAAAGACCTCGAATTCCGGACGTGCCCGGAGGTCGACCGACAGTCCTGCCGCGCCGGCCAGATCACCGTTCCGCCGGTCCGCTGAACCGGCAACACCAAGGGAGACCCCATGAAGCTGCTCTACTCCACCACCTCGCCCTACTCTGCCAAGGTGCATATGGCGATCCGCTATCTGGGAATCGACGTCGACGCCGTGAAGGTCAACACGACCACCGCGCCGGCCGAACTCGTCGAGCAGAATCCGCTCGGCAAGATCCCGACGATCGTGACCACCGATGGCGACGCCGTCTATGACAGCCGGGCGATCATGCAGTTCCTCGATCAGGAATACGGCCGCAAGCTCTATCCGCACAAGAAGAAGAAGCGGGCCGAGGCGCTGGTGCTCGAAGCCCTTTGCGACGGGATCACCGATTGCCTCGTCGCCAGCATCTACGAACGCCGGTTCCGGCCGGAGGAGAAGGTGCACGAGCCATGGCTCGAATGGCAGTGGACGAAGGTTCAGCGCGGGCTCGACTATCTCGACAAGAATCTGCCGAAGACGCCGAAGACCCTGCATGGCGGACATTTCGCGCTGGCAGCCCTTGTCGGCTACCTGCAGCTTCGCTTCGAAGGCCGCTGGGAAGAGGGCCGCGAGAATCTCACGGCCTGGCCGGTGAAATTCGAGAAGCGCTTCCCGGAATTCCCGGCGCTGAAATCCCAGGGCTGACGGCGCGGGCCCGACGTCTCAGGACTGACAGGAAGCAGGACACAAAAAAGCCGGGGCAGAACCCCGGCTTTTCCGTCTGTCGATTTCCTCTGCGGAAATCAGAACTTGACGCCGATACCGACCTTGACGGAGTGCTCGTCGAAGCCGCGCGAGAACGAGCTGCCACCGACATCATAGTCACGGTCAAAGTAGTTGGTGTAGTCGTATTCGACGCGGGCCGTGATGTTGTTGGTCACGAAGGCTTCCGCACCGACGCCGACGGTCGCACCGTACTGGATCTTGCTTTCGGAATCGCCGTTGCCCGAGATCTTGCCGTCGGCCATTGCGAGACCGCCCGTGCCGTAGATCAGGAAGGGGTTCAGGTCGTAACCGACGCGGCCCTTGATGGCGCCGTTCCAGCCGGTCTTGCCCTTGAAGCCGGGAGCGACCTCACCGTCAACGCCGGAATAACCGATGTCGCCTTCGACGCCGTAGACCATCTGGCCAGCCTGCCAATTGTAGCCGCCGTAGAAGCCGCCGCCGATACCATCGCCGTTCAGCTTGCTGCCGTCGCCGAAGCGGGCCCAGTTATAGTCGCCTTCACCACCGAGGTAGAAACCCTGCCAGGTCGGAGTCACCGGAGCGACGTCGTTGGCGACCGGCGGCGGAGCCGGCGGAGATTCGATGGCATCAGCTGCCTGGGCCTGAGCAATCCCCGCGATCATTGCGGTGGACGTGAGAAGAGTGATCAACACAGTACGCATATTTTATTTCCTTTCGGATTGATGCCGACTGCCTTAGCGGCAACCCAGCGAAATTCAGTTTCCCCCGCCAGGACGAATGAGAATTTGGATCGCGAATGAGGAATTGCCAGAGCCGAAATGTGAAATATTTGCGGCACAATGATGGTGTATTTACGGTGTTGCTTTTACGCAACGCATATTTTACATATCTTAATACAGATTAATCGAGCAATCTCCAATTTAATATTTAATTAATACACAAATATACTGAAAGTAAAAAACGAAATTAAAAGCGGACGACACTTGCCGCACTCTTTATCATCCGGATCGAACGCCTATATCATGGCATTGAGACTCTGTTTTCATGCGAGGAACGACTTTTGACGGCAAATATTCCACGTGTCGCCCTGGTCACCGGGGCCGCAAAAAGGCTTGGCCTGGCCATGGCGAAAGACTTGGCGAAAGATGGCTTTGCCGTCGCAATTCATGCCAATACTTCCCTTGACGAAGCCGAAGAGGCCGCCGCCGCCCTGGTCGCCGATGGGCACCGGGCGATCGCCGTCAAGGCCGACCTTTCCGACGCCGAGGAAACGGAGACGCTTGTCGATGCTGTCAAGGCACGTTTGGGGCCGGTTGGTGTCCTCGTCAATAACGCCTCCGTCTTCGTTCACGACAGCGTCAAGGAGATGAACGCCAAGGCATGGGACCTGCATTTCGCGCTGCATGTACGCGCGCCCTCCCAGCTCGCCGCCGCACTTGCCCGGCAATTGCCGGCGGATGCCGAAGGGCTCGTCGTCAACATGGTCGACCAGCGCGTGCTGGCGCTCAATCCGCGATTCTATTCCTACACGCTGTCGAAATCGGCGCTTTACACCGCCACGAAGACGATGGCGCAGGCGCTCGCACCGCGCATCCGCGTCAATGCCATCGGTCCCGGACCGACCCTTCCCAACACGAGGCAGGAGCAGGAAGACTTCGACAAGCAGGTGGCGGCGGTGCTGCTGCAAAGAGGGCCGGAACTTGACGAATTCGGCCGGACCATCAAGTTCCTGATCGACACGCCGTCGATTACCGGGCAGATGATCGCGCTTGACGGCGGGCAGCATCTCGCCTGGCAGACGCCGGACATCATGGAGATCAGGGAATGAGCGGCAAGCCGGATGACGGCGGCATCCTGTACGGAGAGACGGACGACGAAGACGACGACGACATCGCCCCCGATGCCGGCGCCTCCGTCGGCGCGAGCATCGACTGGAACGAGGGCGACGGCCGGGCGCACGGGCTCGAGGGCGCCGAACTGATCGGCGCGTTCGTCAAGCACCTGCCGAATGCGCCGGGCGTCTATCGCATGTTCAACGAGGCCGGCGACGTGCTCTATGTCGGCAAGGCCCGCTCGCTGAAGAAGCGCGTCTCCAACTACGCCCAGGGCCGCGGCCATTCGAACCGCATCACACGGATGATTCGCGAAACCGCGCACATGGAATTCGTCACGACCCGGACGGAGACCGAGGCGCTGCTGCTCGAAGCGAACCTCATCAAGCGGCTGCGGCCGCGCTTCAACGTGCTTCTGCGCGACGACAAGTCGTTCCCCTACATCCTGATCACCGGCGACCATCGGGCGCCTGCCATCTTTAAGCATCGCGGCGCGCGTGCCCGAAAGGGCGACTATTTCGGTCCCTTCGCGTCGGCGTCTGCCGTCGGGCGGACAATCAATTCGCTGCAGCGTGCCTTCCTGATCCGCACCTGCACCGACAGCGTCTTCGAAAGCCGCACCCGCCCCTGCCTGCTGCACCAGATCAAGCGCTGTTCGGGCCCCTGCACGCACGAAGTCAGCGACGAGGACTATGCCGAGCTGGTGTCGGAGGCGAAGGACTTCCTTTCGGGCAAGAGCCAGAACGTGAAGGCGGCGATGGCGATTGCCATGAACGCCGCCGCAGAGGACCTCGATTTCGAGCGCGCCGCCGTCTACCGCGACCGGCTGGCGGCACTCTCGCATGTCCAGAGCCATCAGGGCGTCAATCCGGCCGGCATCGAGGAGGCGGACATCTTCGCCATCCACCACGAAGGCGGCCTGTCCTGCATCCAGGTGTTCTTTTTCCGCACCGGCCAGAACTGGGGCAACCGCGCCTATTTCCCGAAGGCCGATCCGGCGCTGACCGGCGCCGAAGTACTCAATGCCTTCCTGGCCCAGTTCTATGACGACAAGCCCTGCCCCAGGCAGATCCTGCTGTCGGAAAAGATCGAGGAAATGGAACTGCTGTCGCAGGCGCTCGGCGAAAAGGCCGGCTACAAGGTGACGGTTTCCGTTCCGCAACGCGGCGAGAAGAAGGACGTCACGGACCAGGTTCTGGCAAACGCACGCGAGGCGCATGGCCGCAAGCTTGCCGAAACCGCGTCGCAGTCCCGTCTCCTGCAGGGCTTTGCCGAGACCTTCGAGCTTGCCTATGTGCCGCGGCGCATCGAGATCTACGACAACTCGCACATCATGGGTACAAACGCCGTCGGCGGCATGGTGGTTGCCGGGCCGGAAGGCTTCGTGAAGAACCAGTACCGGAAGTTCAACATCAAATCGACGGACATCACGCCGGGCGACGACTTCGGCATGATGAAGGAAGTCATGACCCGGCGCTTCTCGCGTCTCCTGAAGGAGGAAGGCAAGCCGGACCGCTCGCCGGAAGCGGTGGCGACCGACGAGGATGCCAACTTTCCCGCCTGGCCGGACGTTATCCTGATCGACGGTGGCAAGGGGCAGATGAGCGCCGTGCGCGCCATCCTCGACGAACTCGGCATCAGCGACTGCGTGACCGCCATCGGCGTCGCCAAGGGTGCCGACCGCGAGGCCGGCCGCGAACGGTTCTTCGCCGGAAAGAAGGACGACTTCACCCTCCCCCCGCGCGACCCCGTGCTCTATTTCATCCAGAGAATGCGCGACGAGGCGCACCGGTTTGCCATCGGATCCCACCGCGCCCGCAGAAAGAAGGAGATGGTGAAAAATCCGCTCGACGAGATTTCCGGCATCGGCCCCGGCCGCAAACGCGCGCTCCTGCAGCATTTCGGCACGGCAAAGGCCGTTTCTCGCGCGGGACTTGCCGATCTCATGACCGTCTCCGGCATTTCGGAAACTGTCGCAAAGCAGATATACAATCACTTTCACGACGAACGGTCCGGCTGAGGTCGGGCTTCATCGTAAAAACGCCGCAAAGAAGAGTTGACGCCTTACCTTCAAAGTTTTCATCTAGCGTCAGCGTCTGCCGAAAAGAGAATACAGGACACCATGGCCTCTCCCGCTCTCAACATCCCCAACCTCCTGACCTACGGCCGCATTCTGGCCGTGCCGTTGATCGTGCTGTGCTTCTTCGCCGAAGGATCGCTGCACATGACGGACGTGGCGCGCTGGACGGCGCTTGGCCTGTTCATCGCGGCTTCGGTCACGGATTTCTTCGACGGCTATCTGGCGCGCATCTGGAACCAGACCTCCAATATCGGCCGCATGCTCGATCCGATCGCCGACAAGCTTCTGGTCGCCACCTGCCTGCTGCTGCTCGCCGCCGACACGGAAAAGACGATTGCCGGCTGGTCGCTGTGGGCCGCGATCATCATTCTCTGCCGCGAAATATTGGTCTCGGGTCTGCGCGAATATCTGGCCGAACTGAAGGTCAGCGTACCGGTGACGCGGATCGCCAAGTGGAAGACCACCGTGCAGATGATTGCACTCGGCTTCCTGCTGGCCGGTCCGGCCGGCGACAAGTATTTCGCCTACACCACCGATCTCGGCATCGCGCTGCTGTGGCTCGCCGCCCTGCTGACGGTCTACACCGGCTATGATTATTTCCGGGCCGGCCTGAAGCACGTCGTCGGAGATGAAGTGTGACGAAGCTCGTCTATTTCGCCTGGGTGCGCGAAAAGATCGGCAAGGCGGAGGAGGATCTCGCCCTGCCTGCCGAGGTGGAGACGGTCTCGGACCTCATCGACTATCTGAAGGCGCAGGGCGAGGAATATGACGCGGCGCTGCAGTTCCCGAAAGCGATCCGGGTGGCGATCAACCAGGAGCATGTCGAACACGACGAACGCATTGCCGGCGCCCGGGAAATCGGCATCTTCCCACCAATGACGGGTGGGTGAGCCGCGATCCGCAAAGCGGAGCAATCGATCCAGTGAGTCGATTGCAGCGTCGAACGCCTGGAGCCATGCGAAGGGCCAGGAAATCGTCGCCTTGCGCGCAACATCTAGAACCGAATCTGAAGACAGTACGGCCATGACCAAGATCGTCCCCACCATCCGCGTCCAGCGCGAGGATTTCGACCTTGCCGCCGAATGCGCGAGGCTGACGGCGGGCCGTGCCGACATCGGCGCGGTGGTAACCTTCACCGGGCTTTGCCGTGATGAAGGCGGTACGCTTTCGGCTCTGGAGCTCGAGCATTATCCCGGCATGGCGGAGGCCGAGATTTCCCGCATCGCCGGGCTGGCGATCGAGCGCTTTGAGCTGCAGGGCCTGACCGCGATCCACCGCTTCGGCAAGATCTCGCCCGGCGAGAATATCGTCCTGGTCATTGCCGCCGCCGCGCACCGCCAGGCCGCCTTCGACGGCGCCAATTTCGTGATGGACTTTCTCAAGACCTCCGCCCCTTTCTGGAAGAAGGAATATCAGGCGGACGGAAAGCTCGGTGACTGGGTGTCGGCAAAGGACGCCGACGACCGCGCGCAGGAAAAATGGCAGACACAATAAAAAACGGCACCCGAGCGGCGCCGTTTTCACGAGTCTTTTCAAACCGGTCCGAAGACCGGCTCACAGAGTGATTCAGCCGACGATTTCGGTGCCGGAGAACCAGTAGGCGATTTCTTCGGCAGCGGTTTCCGGAGCGTCGGAGCCGTGAACGGAGTTTTCGCCGATCGACAGGGCGTGAACCTTGCGGATGGTGCCTTCGGCAGCGTTTGCCGGGTTGGTGGCGCCCATGACTTCGCGGTTCTTGGCGATTGCGTTTTCACCTTCGAGAACCTGAACGACGGTCGGGCCGGACGACATGAAGTCGACCAGTTCGCCGAAGAACGGACGTTCCTTGTGAACGGCGTAGAAGCCTTCGGCTTCGCGGCGGCTCATCCAGACGCGCTTGGATGCGACGACGCGCAGGCCGACATCTTCGAGCATCTTGGTGATGGCGCCGGTCAGGTTGCGCTTGGTGGCGTCCGGCTTGATCATGGAGAAGGTGCGTTCAATCGCCATTTCGGTTTCATCCCTTGCATTGATTGAGGAGGTTTGGGCGGCTCAATAGCCGCCTTCCGCCTGCAAAACAAGAGGGACGAGGACAGAATCGCCGGCCGACGAGCGGCCCGGCGAGGCTATCAAGCGGCATCGACCGAGCGACCGAGCCCGTCGTGAAGGTCGAGGCAACCTTCGAACCAGTCATTGACCGGATCGCCGGCCGCCAGCACCTTGGCATCGGAGACGATCCTCAGCCACTGCAGCGCGCCGAACAGGATGTAATCGGCAAACAGCGGGCTGTCGCCGCCGAGGAAGGGCTGGAACTTCAGCATGTGCCGCATCGGCTCGAGCTTGGCGGAAAAGCCGGCGATTTCCTGCTCGCGGCCGGCCGCCACCTCTTCCAGCGAGCGAGAGAAACGCTGCTCGCGATTTTCACGAAAATAGGCCTGATCCTTGGGGGCCAGCATGTCGTGGATGTCGAGAATGGCGATCTTCGTGATCGCCGGATGCACGACGAACTGCGAATAGCCCTCGACGAAGCGCGACAGGGCCTTGCCGCCTTCCCCGCGAAACAGCGACGGCGTCTCGGGATAGGTCGCATCCAGATAGAGAGCGATCCGGAAACTGTCGATCACCACCGTGCCGTTGTCGACGAGAAGCGGAACCGTCTTGGTCGCGCCGCCCTCGATATGCGGGATGCCGGTAAACGGCGTCGGGACTTCCCGGTAGGCGAGCCCCTTGTGGGCCAGCGCCATCTTGGTCTTCCACACATGCGGAGAAAAGGGACGTGTCTCGTCGGCACCGCACAGCGAGTAAAGCAATCTGGTCATCAAACGGGGGCTCCAATGGTTTCGGCAATGTTTTGGGCGGGGCAATCATAGCAGGTCATCGCGACATGATAATCCAATCAGTATTTTTCATGGATCCGGCTGTTTCCAAACCGCCCCGCCCGGCTGACAATCCGCCACAAAGAAACGGAGGATTTCATGCGCGATCACTTCAAGATGTTTGCCGCCTATAACCGCTGGGCCAATAGCCTGCTCTACGCGGCGGCGTCCGATCTGACGACAGAGGAATTCAACGCCGACAAGGGCGCCTTCTTCGGTTCGCTTTGCGGCACGCTCAACCATGTCCTGCTGGCCGACCGGATCTGGATGAAGCGCTTCACCGGCACGGGCGACGTCCCGGCGCGGCTCGATGGCGTCCTCTATCCGGAGTTCGCCGATCTTTCGAATGCCCGCAGGCAGGAAGACGAGCGGATCTTCGACTGGATCGCCAGCCTGACGGAAGAACAGCTCGCCGCCGAGATCACCTACACGCCGATCACCAATCCGGTGACGATCACGCAGAGCCTTACCCCGACCCTGTTCCATTTCTTCAACCATCACACGCATCATCGCGGCCAGGCGCATATGACGCTGACGGCGCTCGGAAAGCCGTCACTCGCCCTCGACCTCATCTATTTCCTGCGATCGGATGACGGCGCCGCCTACGCCTGATGCCAACGGACCGTTAACCGTCAGATCAGCTTTTCGGCGAGCAACGCCTTGATTTTCACGCGAAATTAAACGGCTCGCGCCCCTACTGCCGCAAAAGCTTTAGGTGGCGGAGGCGCGTCATGTGGTCGATCGACCGGAAGAAGACGGAAGCGGACAATATCAATGCCCTGATGCAACGGCTCAAGGTCCGGGGCTTGCCGCGCAATTACGAGCTCTTCTACGAGGCGCTCTACGGCGCCCAGGACGAGTTGCGCAAGGAC
Proteins encoded in this region:
- a CDS encoding 23S rRNA (adenine(2030)-N(6))-methyltransferase RlmJ, with amino-acid sequence MNYRHIYHAGNFADVLKHALLARIIRYMQAKDKAFRLIDTHAGIGLYDLTSEEAQKTGEWRDGIGRLIGANLPPKVAEILEPYLSAVQSLNPEGGVTHYPGSPKLARILFRPQDRLSAMELHPTDAAVLKYVFEGDYQVRVTELDGWLALGAHLPPKEKRGVVLVDPPFEEEGEYERLVEGLAKAYKRFPGGTYCLWYPIKQGAPIKDFHQALRDTGIQKMLAAELSVKSDRDTTGLSGTGMIVVNPPFTLKDELHTLLPFLKETLAQDRFASGKAFWIRGEGEEG
- the pgsA gene encoding CDP-diacylglycerol--glycerol-3-phosphate 3-phosphatidyltransferase — translated: MASPALNIPNLLTYGRILAVPLIVLCFFAEGSLHMTDVARWTALGLFIAASVTDFFDGYLARIWNQTSNIGRMLDPIADKLLVATCLLLLAADTEKTIAGWSLWAAIIILCREILVSGLREYLAELKVSVPVTRIAKWKTTVQMIALGFLLAGPAGDKYFAYTTDLGIALLWLAALLTVYTGYDYFRAGLKHVVGDEV
- a CDS encoding NUDIX domain-containing protein encodes the protein MSKFERTKIEIVEDRTIWQGWSRLSEVTFDYTRSGGDTSRITWEIYDRGRAVAVLLFNRESETITFVRQFRLPVYLQKLPHFLLEAPAGNLEEGDPADGMRREILEETGYRVEDVVPLFEVYMSPGAYMERIQFFAAFVDPSMKVAEGGGLDHENEDLELVELPLEEAYAMIGRGEIVDGKTVMLLQWAMLNREALKAGRIPVPG
- a CDS encoding glutathione S-transferase, with the protein product MKLLYSTTSPYSAKVHMAIRYLGIDVDAVKVNTTTAPAELVEQNPLGKIPTIVTTDGDAVYDSRAIMQFLDQEYGRKLYPHKKKKRAEALVLEALCDGITDCLVASIYERRFRPEEKVHEPWLEWQWTKVQRGLDYLDKNLPKTPKTLHGGHFALAALVGYLQLRFEGRWEEGRENLTAWPVKFEKRFPEFPALKSQG
- a CDS encoding outer membrane protein, with product MRTVLITLLTSTAMIAGIAQAQAADAIESPPAPPPVANDVAPVTPTWQGFYLGGEGDYNWARFGDGSKLNGDGIGGGFYGGYNWQAGQMVYGVEGDIGYSGVDGEVAPGFKGKTGWNGAIKGRVGYDLNPFLIYGTGGLAMADGKISGNGDSESKIQYGATVGVGAEAFVTNNITARVEYDYTNYFDRDYDVGGSSFSRGFDEHSVKVGIGVKF
- a CDS encoding molybdopterin-dependent oxidoreductase; the protein is MNIAAPIRSQSSTGHTACPHDCPSTCALDVELTADGKVGRVRGSADNSYTAGVICAKVARYSERLYHPDRLMAPKRRIGAKGEGNWQEVSWDAALDEIAEAFVKAEAKDGSEAVWPYFYAGTMGLVQRDSIERLRHAKRYSGFFGTICTNMAWTGYTMGTGTLRGPDPREMAKSDCVVIWGTNAVATQVNVMTHAIRARKERGAKIVAIDIYDNPTMKQADLKLILRPGTDAALACAVMHIAFRDGYADRDYMARFADDPAGLEAHLKTRTPEWAAGITGLTVDEIETFAKLVGTTPKSYFRLGYGFTRQRNGAVAMHAALSIATVLGSWQHEGGGAFHSNSDIFKINTAIVKGTAMVDPDIRMLDQSQVGRVLTGDAEALRHRGPVTAMLIQNTNPVNIAPEQRLVKQGFLRDDLFVAVHEQFMTDTAELADIVLPATMFLEHDDIYRGGGQSHILIGPKVTEPPATVRTNLFVIEELAKRLGVADRPGFGMSEREHIAAMLTASGLPDFDTLAEEKWFDRQPAFEDAHYLNGFAHPGGKFRFRPDWTGTPAPNRPPESVGVLGAVDRLPVFPDHVELIEEVDEAHPFRLATSPARNFLNSTFAETKTSRQKEGRPELMIHPDDAARLGVEDGAVVRIGNNRGTLRIHAKVTDEMKRGTLIAEGLWPNSAHLDGEGINVLTGADCVAPYGGAAIHDNRVWLEKVTAEQPEFA
- a CDS encoding SDR family oxidoreductase, producing MTANIPRVALVTGAAKRLGLAMAKDLAKDGFAVAIHANTSLDEAEEAAAALVADGHRAIAVKADLSDAEETETLVDAVKARLGPVGVLVNNASVFVHDSVKEMNAKAWDLHFALHVRAPSQLAAALARQLPADAEGLVVNMVDQRVLALNPRFYSYTLSKSALYTATKTMAQALAPRIRVNAIGPGPTLPNTRQEQEDFDKQVAAVLLQRGPELDEFGRTIKFLIDTPSITGQMIALDGGQHLAWQTPDIMEIRE
- the uvrC gene encoding excinuclease ABC subunit UvrC, producing the protein MSGKPDDGGILYGETDDEDDDDIAPDAGASVGASIDWNEGDGRAHGLEGAELIGAFVKHLPNAPGVYRMFNEAGDVLYVGKARSLKKRVSNYAQGRGHSNRITRMIRETAHMEFVTTRTETEALLLEANLIKRLRPRFNVLLRDDKSFPYILITGDHRAPAIFKHRGARARKGDYFGPFASASAVGRTINSLQRAFLIRTCTDSVFESRTRPCLLHQIKRCSGPCTHEVSDEDYAELVSEAKDFLSGKSQNVKAAMAIAMNAAAEDLDFERAAVYRDRLAALSHVQSHQGVNPAGIEEADIFAIHHEGGLSCIQVFFFRTGQNWGNRAYFPKADPALTGAEVLNAFLAQFYDDKPCPRQILLSEKIEEMELLSQALGEKAGYKVTVSVPQRGEKKDVTDQVLANAREAHGRKLAETASQSRLLQGFAETFELAYVPRRIEIYDNSHIMGTNAVGGMVVAGPEGFVKNQYRKFNIKSTDITPGDDFGMMKEVMTRRFSRLLKEEGKPDRSPEAVATDEDANFPAWPDVILIDGGKGQMSAVRAILDELGISDCVTAIGVAKGADREAGRERFFAGKKDDFTLPPRDPVLYFIQRMRDEAHRFAIGSHRARRKKEMVKNPLDEISGIGPGRKRALLQHFGTAKAVSRAGLADLMTVSGISETVAKQIYNHFHDERSG
- a CDS encoding ribonuclease T2 family protein, producing the protein MRRYAGFLLLALFIAAGGATGLMRGGSDGEGINETAPAPVAKVAKSDTPASAVPVGSGFDFYVLSLSWSPTFCAGPSGGNSGQQCGPGKSFGFIVHGLWPQYEKGYPESCSTAETGRIPDGLVRELAPIMPSAGLMRHEWEKHGTCSGLSREDYFDVLKTARGKIAVPKSLERPRQRQTLAVNEIERQMIAANPGLKPQGVAVTCERGQLDEIRICLTKDLEFRTCPEVDRQSCRAGQITVPPVR